In the genome of Bremerella sp. JC817, one region contains:
- a CDS encoding SUMF1/EgtB/PvdO family nonheme iron enzyme, producing the protein MMNCVTFSILLLLLLVESARAETVGIQAERPEKGPSVAIEGGYMVPYEIALPTSNSVIKMIPVPGGIVRLGSPRSEFGHTPAEWPEVEVRVAPFWIAETETTWGQYGAFQDLERQFRDQGFDRDLLEKLSVQAITSPTMIYDPSLVYLHGTDERLPATMLTNFAARQYTKWLSRMMQHTYRLPSEAEWEYAAAAGAETAYHFGDDPQQLDDYGWFVDNSDESPHFVKQKKPNAFGLYDMHGNVWEWVLDQYSSEGYRRLAGQRPTALQSVLWPTQIDPLMRKGGSWDDGAALCRLAAKLGSDDEGWKTLEAMIPLSPHWYTDYPGDCIGFRVMRPLRDVPPIEAAKYYLPDIPQLQEDVESQLEERRAVQGFVEPDLSALK; encoded by the coding sequence ATGATGAATTGCGTTACGTTCTCGATACTCTTATTGCTGCTGCTTGTCGAATCAGCGCGTGCCGAGACCGTGGGAATCCAAGCGGAACGCCCTGAGAAGGGACCAAGCGTTGCCATCGAAGGTGGCTACATGGTGCCCTACGAGATCGCGTTGCCAACATCGAACTCCGTCATCAAGATGATCCCGGTTCCTGGCGGCATAGTACGACTTGGAAGTCCAAGATCCGAGTTCGGTCATACGCCGGCGGAGTGGCCTGAGGTCGAAGTCAGGGTGGCTCCTTTCTGGATCGCGGAAACCGAAACGACTTGGGGGCAATACGGAGCCTTTCAAGATCTGGAGAGACAGTTTCGGGATCAAGGTTTCGATCGCGATCTGCTCGAGAAGCTGAGCGTTCAGGCGATCACTTCACCCACCATGATCTACGATCCATCGCTCGTCTATCTGCATGGTACCGACGAGCGATTGCCGGCAACGATGCTGACGAACTTCGCGGCGCGGCAATATACCAAGTGGCTCAGTCGGATGATGCAGCACACCTATCGACTGCCGAGTGAAGCGGAGTGGGAGTATGCCGCCGCGGCCGGAGCCGAGACGGCGTACCATTTCGGAGACGATCCACAGCAGTTGGACGACTACGGCTGGTTTGTCGACAACTCCGACGAATCACCACACTTCGTCAAGCAGAAGAAGCCGAACGCATTCGGGCTGTACGACATGCATGGCAATGTGTGGGAATGGGTGCTCGATCAATACTCGAGTGAAGGCTATCGGCGTTTAGCAGGCCAACGACCGACGGCGCTTCAGTCGGTATTATGGCCCACGCAAATCGATCCCTTGATGCGGAAGGGAGGAAGCTGGGACGATGGTGCGGCCCTCTGCCGTCTGGCGGCCAAGCTAGGGAGCGACGACGAAGGATGGAAGACGCTCGAGGCAATGATTCCTCTAAGCCCTCACTGGTATACCGACTACCCCGGCGACTGCATCGGGTTCCGCGTGATGCGGCCACTTCGCGACGTGCCACCGATCGAAGCGGCGAAATACTACCTGCCCGACATTCCCCAGCTACAGGAAGATGTGGAAAGTCAGCTTGAGGAGCGTCGAGCGGTGCAAGGCTTCGTCGAGCCTGATCTTTCGGCCTTGAAGTAG